Proteins encoded together in one Triticum dicoccoides isolate Atlit2015 ecotype Zavitan chromosome 7B, WEW_v2.0, whole genome shotgun sequence window:
- the LOC119339661 gene encoding zealexin A1 synthase-like: protein MAAVRSAIALVCSSIAVALPRRKGVGRKALIPLVTRLLDLEQSYRGYLLAGAILLLTLLLVVKLRRRSKQYGGVTLHPPPGPWQLPVIGSMHHLVGALPHRAMRDLALRHGPLMLLRMGELPVVVASSAAAAMEIMKTHDVAFATRPRTNTIVALSGDGLGVALAPHGDHWRRVRKLCAMELLGAPRVRSFRGTREAEADALVASVAVEAASGAAVNVSSLVATYVADAVVRSMVGDRIADREAFLACLYEGVRVAAGFSLADLFPSSRLGRALSGTARQVEAMVREMSRLVDGVIEEKRARKAAGAGCEEEEDILDVLLDCGGGGAPLDIGTVRAMMRDLFGAGSETSASTIVWAMAKLVRKPAALRRAQAEVRSALAGQSRAREEALQELPYLRLVIKETLRLHAAVPLLLPRECREPSRVLGYDVPQGTMVLVNAWAIGRDASSWGPDAEEFRPERFEEESAAAVDLRGTDFQLVPFGAGRRMCPGITFGLAVMEVALASLLFHFDWELPGGTEELDMAEAFGITARRKTDLWLHATVVVPPL from the exons ATGGCCGCCGTCAGATCCGCGATCGCCTTGGTCTGCTCCTCCATCGCAGTAGCCTTGCC TCGGCGGAAAGGGGTGGGCagaaaggctctgataccacttgttacgcGCTTGCTCGATCTAGAACAAAGTTATCGGGGGTAC CTTTTGGCCGGTGCCATCCTGCTTCTCACTCTTCTCCTCGTCGTCAAGCTCAGGCGACGCAGTAAGCAGTATGGTGGCGTGACGCTGCACCCGCCTCCGGGGCCATGGCAGCTGCCGGTGATCGGCAGCATGCACCACCTCGTGGGCGCGCTCCCGCACCGCGCCATGCGCGACCTCGCCCTCCGGCACGGCCCGCTCATGCTGCTCCGCATGGGCGAGCTCCCCGTTGTTGTGGCCTCGTCGGCGGCCGCGGCGATGGAGATCATGAAGACCCACGACGTCGCCTTCGCCACGCGGCCGAGGACCAACACCATCGTTGCGCTCAGTGGAGACGGCCTTGGCGTCGCCCTCGCGCCGCACGGCGACCACTGGCGCCGTGTCCGCAAGCTCTGCGCCATGGAGCTTCTCGGCGCGCCGCGGGTTCGGTCGTTCCGAGGGACGCGTGAGGCCGAGGCGGACGCCCTCGTTGCGTCCGTGGCCGTGGAGGCGGCGTCCGGGGCCGCTGTGAACGTCAGCTCCCTCGTCGCCACGTATGTCGCCGACGCCGTAGTGCGCTCCATGGTTGGCGACCGGATCGCGGACCGCGAAGCCTTCCTGGCGTGCCTTTACGAGGGTGTCAGGGTGGCCGCCGGGTTCAGCCTCGCCGACCTGTTCCCGTCGTCGCGCCTCGGGCGCGCGCTCAGCGGGACGGCGCGCCAAGTGGAGGCGATGGTCCGGGAGATGTCCCGGCTCGTGGACGGCGTCATCGAGGAGAAACGCGCGAGGAAGGCGGCCGGCGCCGGCTGCGAGGAAGAGGAGGACATCCTGGACGTGCTTCTggattgcggcggcggcggcgcgcctcTCGACATCGGGACCGTCCGTGCTATGATGAGGGATCTCTTCGGGGCCGGGAGCGAGACCTCGGCGTCGACCATAGTA TGGGCCATggccaag CTGGTGCGGAAACCGGCGGCGCTCCGGAGGGCGCAGGCGGAGGTGCGCAGCGCGCTCGCCGGGCAGAGCCGGGCCCGGGAGGAGGCCCTGCAGGAGCTGCCGTACCTGCGGCTGGTGATCAAGGAGACGCTCCGGCTGCACGCGGCAGTGCCGCTGCTCCTCCCGCGGGAGTGCCGCGAGCCCAGTCGCGTCCTCGGGTACGACGTGCCCCAGGGCACCATGGTGCTGGTCAACGCATGGGCCATCGGCCGGGACGCGTCGAGCTGGGGGCCGGACGCCGAGGAGTTCCGGCCGGAGAGGTTCGAGGAGGAATCCGCGGCGGCGGTGGACCTCAGAGGGACGGACTTCCAGCTAGTGCCGTTCGGCGCGGGGCGGAGGATGTGCCCCGGGATCACGTTCGGGCTCGCCGTCATGGAGGTCGCGCTGGCGAGCCTCCTCTTCCATTTCGACTGGGAGCTCCCCGGGGGGACGGAGGAGCTGGACATGGCGGAGGCGTTCGGGATCACGGCGAGGAGGAAGACCGACCTGTGGCTGCATGCCACCGTCGTCGTGCCACCTCTGTAA